The following proteins are encoded in a genomic region of Hippopotamus amphibius kiboko isolate mHipAmp2 chromosome 8, mHipAmp2.hap2, whole genome shotgun sequence:
- the BZW1 gene encoding eIF5-mimic protein 2 isoform X1 produces the protein MNNQKQQKPTLSGQRFKTRKRDEKERFDPTQFQDCIIQGLTETGTDLEAVAKFLDASGAKLDYRRYAETLFDILVAGGMLAPGGTLADDMMRTDVCVFAAQEDLETMQAFAQVFNKLIRRYKYLEKGFEDEVKKLLLFLKGFSESERNKLAMLTGVLLANGTLNASILNSLYNENLVKEGVSAAFAVKLFKSWINEKDINAVAASLRKVSMDNRLMELFPANKQSVEHFTKYFTEAGLKELSEYVRNQQTIGARKELQKELQEQMSRGDPFKDIILYVKEEMKKNNIPEPVVIGIVWSSVMSTVEWNKKEELVAEQAIKHLKQYSPLLAAFTTQGQSELTLLLKIQEYCYDNIHFMKAFQKIVVLFYKAEVLSEEPILKWYKDAHVAKGKSVFLEQMKKFVEWLKNAEEESESEAEEGD, from the exons ATGAATAATCAAAAGCAGCAAAAGCCAACGCTATCAGGCCAGcgttttaaaaccagaaaaagag ATGAAAAAGAGAGGTTTGACCCTACTCAGTTTCAAGACTGCATTATTCAAGGCTTAACTGAAACTGGTACTGATTTGGAAGCAGTAGCAAAGTTTCTTGATGCTTCTGGAGCAAAACTTGATTACCGCCGATATGCagaaacactctttgacattctGGTGGCTGGTGGAATGCTGG CCCCAGGTGGTACactggcagatgacatgatgcgtACAGATGTCTGTGTGTTTGCAGCACAAGAAGACCTAGAGACCATGCAAGCATTTGCTCAG GTTTTTAACAAGTTAATCAGGCGCTACAAATACCTGGAGAAAGGTTTTGAAGATGAAGTTAAAAAG TTGCTGCTGTTCTTAAAGGGTTTTTCGGAGTCGGAGAGGAACAAGCTGGCTATGTTGACTGGTGTTCTTCTGGCTAATGGGACACTTAATGCATCCATTCTTAATAGCCTTTATAATGAGAATTTGGTTAAAGAAG GGGTTTCAGCAGCTTTTGCTGTAAAGCTCTTTAAATCAtggataaatgaaaaagatatcaATGCGGTAGCTGCAAGTCTTCGGAAAGTGAGCATGGATAACAGACTGATG GAACTTTTTCCTGCCAATAAACAAAGCGTTGAACACTTCACAAAGTATTTTACTGAGGCAGGCTTGAAAGAACTTTCAGAATATGTTCGGAATCAGCAAACCATAGGAGCTCGTAAGGAACTCCAGAAAGAACTTCAAGAACAGATGTCCCGTGGTGATCCATTTAAGGAT ATAATTTTGTATGTCAAGGAGGAGATGAAAAAAAACAACATCCCAGAACCCGTTGTTATCGGAATAGTGTGGTCCAGTGTAATGAGTACCGTGGAATGGAACAAAAAAGAGGAGCTTGTAGCGGAGCAAGCCATCAAGCACTTGAAG CAATACAGCCCTCTACTTGCTGCCTTTACAACTCAAGGTCAGTCTGAGCTGACTCTGTTACTGAAGATTCAGGAGTATTGCTATGACAACATTCATTTCATGAAAGCCTTCCAGAAAATAGTGGTGCTTTTTTATAAAG CTGAAGTTCTGAGTGAAGAACCCATTCTGAAGTGGTATAAAGATGCACATGTTGCCAAGGGGAAAAGTGTCTTccttgaacaaatgaaaaagtttGTAGAGTGGCTCAAAAATGCTGAAGAAG AATCTGAGTCTGAAGCTGAAGAAGGTGACTGA
- the BZW1 gene encoding eIF5-mimic protein 2 isoform X2 yields the protein MLLEQNLITADMQKHSLTFWWLVECWVSVFNKLIRRYKYLEKGFEDEVKKLLLFLKGFSESERNKLAMLTGVLLANGTLNASILNSLYNENLVKEGVSAAFAVKLFKSWINEKDINAVAASLRKVSMDNRLMELFPANKQSVEHFTKYFTEAGLKELSEYVRNQQTIGARKELQKELQEQMSRGDPFKDIILYVKEEMKKNNIPEPVVIGIVWSSVMSTVEWNKKEELVAEQAIKHLKQYSPLLAAFTTQGQSELTLLLKIQEYCYDNIHFMKAFQKIVVLFYKAEVLSEEPILKWYKDAHVAKGKSVFLEQMKKFVEWLKNAEEESESEAEEGD from the exons ATGCTTCTGGAGCAAAACTTGATTACCGCCGATATGCagaaacactctttgacattctGGTGGCTGGTGGAATGCTGGGTAAGT GTTTTTAACAAGTTAATCAGGCGCTACAAATACCTGGAGAAAGGTTTTGAAGATGAAGTTAAAAAG TTGCTGCTGTTCTTAAAGGGTTTTTCGGAGTCGGAGAGGAACAAGCTGGCTATGTTGACTGGTGTTCTTCTGGCTAATGGGACACTTAATGCATCCATTCTTAATAGCCTTTATAATGAGAATTTGGTTAAAGAAG GGGTTTCAGCAGCTTTTGCTGTAAAGCTCTTTAAATCAtggataaatgaaaaagatatcaATGCGGTAGCTGCAAGTCTTCGGAAAGTGAGCATGGATAACAGACTGATG GAACTTTTTCCTGCCAATAAACAAAGCGTTGAACACTTCACAAAGTATTTTACTGAGGCAGGCTTGAAAGAACTTTCAGAATATGTTCGGAATCAGCAAACCATAGGAGCTCGTAAGGAACTCCAGAAAGAACTTCAAGAACAGATGTCCCGTGGTGATCCATTTAAGGAT ATAATTTTGTATGTCAAGGAGGAGATGAAAAAAAACAACATCCCAGAACCCGTTGTTATCGGAATAGTGTGGTCCAGTGTAATGAGTACCGTGGAATGGAACAAAAAAGAGGAGCTTGTAGCGGAGCAAGCCATCAAGCACTTGAAG CAATACAGCCCTCTACTTGCTGCCTTTACAACTCAAGGTCAGTCTGAGCTGACTCTGTTACTGAAGATTCAGGAGTATTGCTATGACAACATTCATTTCATGAAAGCCTTCCAGAAAATAGTGGTGCTTTTTTATAAAG CTGAAGTTCTGAGTGAAGAACCCATTCTGAAGTGGTATAAAGATGCACATGTTGCCAAGGGGAAAAGTGTCTTccttgaacaaatgaaaaagtttGTAGAGTGGCTCAAAAATGCTGAAGAAG AATCTGAGTCTGAAGCTGAAGAAGGTGACTGA